aataatttttttattatatctgtttaatgttaattatatataaaaataaaataattattcattaaaaaaatatatttattatttagtaaatattaaattttattgtattttttcttaattaaaatgaactttttttatatattttgtcactatgttatttatttttgttcgcTATGTCATTTATGTACACCATCCACATAAAATTTGTGTATaacgtatatatattattgctaataacataaaaataactcagttaaaaataaaaaattgatctcACAGACTAAATATATATcgtaatatattttttgtaataatcaaaatattgatggtatttaaatttatttattaatttaaaaatagtattcAAATTAATAATGGAAAGAAATAATGCAATcccacttttttttaaaaaaaaaatttatcaacATTATTAAGGGAATAACATTGTAAGGTTAAACCCTCAAAACAAACAGGTAATATTTTACAATGCTATTCTCTTACTAGTGTTAATTCATTCCAAGTAGCTCTTAGTGTTATGCTGTTTTATTATTTcatattagtatttttattattgttattttgtattttctaaTATGTTGAgtatttcaaattaattattatttttgtaataaatttttatttcaacACTAGAAAgtaagattatttttaaaaataaagactagaatgaaaaagaaaaatcttataCTAAGTGTAAACTCAAAATCTAATATAATTAATGGTGTAAAATTTGAAACACACCAATTTCATATGCTATTGGAGTAAAATGGTATGAATGTTCCACGGTGCACATTGATGAAGTCTTGGTCTTTGTTCTATTGTGTGTGTGGTGGTCCTCACTCTTAGGAAAAATCTATGAAGTAATAAAAAGTGTATGGCTTATTATTTTTACACGTGAGTCATCATGAATGGACTCACCTATCTCTATCAAATGCATCCCACTTTTTCTCTTTCCTCTTAGAAAACACATGAAAATAGCCTCATTCATAATACAACcatgaaaatgaaaaatgaacccaaaaatgatatatatttgaGAATACGCCAACgggaaaacaaaataataatctaCTTGATTGAACATATTAAGAGACAGAGAAAAATACAAGGAATGTACTCTTATGGAATGCACAATAATAAACCATTGCAAAAAGAACACAGATAATTTGAAAACTTTGATCACTAAGAAATCttcaaactttttaaagctAAAATCACTCAAGCTTAATTAAGggaaaatcttatttttttaatgttgttcttCTTTTCTTCGTTTACTGAGGATTAGGCGGGCGGCTGTTGGCTGCAGAGACCCGGGAGCCCCATTCGAGTAGTTCTTTGCTAGTATCATCCTTGTGAAGAATCACCTCAATGAAGCACAATGACTCCTTTTGGGGACCATTTGCTGTCTCAATTGCTTGAATTAGTTCCTCTTCACAGAATACCTGAAATGAGATATGGTATTAGTTAATAGATTGTTCTCAAATCAGCAGCATTGCATTGCTTCTTTCAAGAGATTTTCAAGCAATGTTTACCTTGGCAGTCCAGCATTTGCCTTCTCCGTTATGGATGGCATCGACCAAGGCAGTGTAGTTCCAGTTCTTGATCACATTGTAAGGCCCGTCGTGGATCTCAACTTCGATTGTGTATCCTCCGTTGTTTATCAGGAAAATGATTGTCCTCTGCCCACATCGGATCATGGTTGAAATATCTTGAGCAGTCACCTGTAAGGcatacaacaacaacaacataaacATTTGAACAGAGGTTAAAAGATTTCACATGGCTAAGTAGTTGAGTAAGTAGATTTATACCTGGAAACTTCCATCACCAATGCAAGCAATCACTCTCTTTTCAGGTACAGCCTGAGCATAACCAAGAGTAGCTCCAACTGACCAACCAATGGATCCATACTGCATTTGGAATTCATACCTGCAAAACCATCTTCAGATTATTACCTTTAaatcataaattttaatataatggAATCGAAAAAAGCAAATCTAAATCATTTTTTCAGATTTATTTACCCGCAGCCCCTTGGCAGCTTCAGCTTCTGGCAATTAAACCAAGAATCCCCAGTCTCAGCAATGACAGCAGTTTCACTTGAAAGCATCTTCTGAATATGTTGAAACATAACATTAACTCTCAAAGGTTCTTTAGGCTGACACTTGAGAGGCAACCCATCAGGGACAAAGATCCTACTGTAGTTTTCATAAGCAGTAGGATTATGCTTGACCCTCTTTGCGAGTGCTCTGAGGAAATCCGTCATCAGAATACATCCAAAAGCAGGACCATTAGCTATTGTCACCCGATCAGGCTGCACAATTATCGCCTTCTCCTTCTTCAGAAGAAGGGAATACCCAACAGAACTGTAGTCATTGAAAATAGGCCCTACAAAGATATAAGCATCAGCAGACTCAACAATTTCAGCACAGAAGGCAGTGCTGACTGCCCCCCAATAAGTCCCTATGAAATGTGGATGGTGTTCGGGGACAAGCCCTTTGGCCGATGGCATCACAGCAAGGGCGTAACCACATGCATCAGCGAGCTCAACAAAGGCGTCTGAAGCGTGGGCAACTCGGAGTTTAGGCCCACCAACCATGACTGGCTTCACAGCCTTGTTTAAGAACTCTGCTGCAGCCTCAACTGCAGCATCTAATCCCATTTTATTACTCAATCTACATAAAGATTAAATCATATCAGAACTAACATTACATTAATTAAAGATTATCAACATGAACATAAAGATTATCAATCTTATTATACCTTGGAGAAAGGGAAAATGGAACAGGTTCCCTACTAAAAGTAGGATGAGGAATACCAGGCAAATTACAGCTTATACTAATGTAAACAGGTTTGCTTTCCTTCAAAGATGTTGAAATGGCCGTATCAATCAATTCATGTGCATCTTCCAAATTATTCACCACAGCCTAAAAAAACAATCATTGATTAAATCTTAATCAACACAGATATTAATACAAAAAACCCATTTAATAACAATTAATATCAAACAGCTTCAAATCAAAAACCCATAATTATAGAAATGGAAACGAACCTGAAAACAAGTAACAGTCTGAAAACACCTAAGCTCCTGAGAAAAATCAGGTAAGCCAATAGTATGATGAAGGATTCGATTAGTTCCATAATCGTTAGAGTTAGGACCTCCAACGATACAGATCAGAGGCAAATTCTCACTATAAGCACCGGCAATGGCGTTAAGAACGCTGAGTCCTCCAACAGTGAAAGTGACAACACAAGCGCCAACGCCACGGCACCTGGCGTAGCCATCAGCAGCGTATCCGGCATTGAGCTCGTTACAGCAGCCAACGTTGTTAAGCCCCGGCTCAGCTATGAGATGATCGAGAAGAGTGAGGTTAAAGTCACCGGGAACGGTGAAGACATCGGTGACCCCAATTTGAACGAGTCGACGAGCCAGGTGACGACCGAGAGTGGCATCGACGGAGTTGAAGACGGTGGTGGAAGGAAGATGGTTTTGGAGAGAAGAAACGGTGCCGTTTGGAGGACAACCCACGTCGCCAGTGGGTGGTTTACAGGTGTCGAGAGCTCCAATTTTGGTGTCCATTGGAAGAAGTTGGTGGTGGAAAATGATTGGGTTTGGAGAAATGGTTATGGTGGTGAGAAGGGTTTTATAGGTGGAAAAAGAGTGAGCTTTTGTTTCTGTGATTATTCTATGGGCGGTTTCTTGAGAGAGGGGCTTTCACAACAAGCCTTGGGCGTCTATGGattctcatttattttttattttttattttttataaaatctcatactaattattattactgatttttttttttttgagaaattaattattagtgatAATGGTTAATTTTTGAACATCGTTATTGGATATCAAATTATCAATGGTACTCGGTGTTTTTTAAAAGATGACACTTACAATTAGTTAGCGatatattaattttgagattttttttttagttttttttttttgtatttttacgaaaatcTACACagcaattaataaaacaatttaaATTGTAATTGTAACAACCTACATTGAAACCACTAGATAAAAGAACCAAaactataaattaaaaaaaaaaaatattaaaaaatgacatataaaataatatttcccTTAATTTTTTGGGGATGGATTTGTTTTTGGAATAATATTCAAgaagagaataaaaaaaaaatccaacttttctttgttcgttttttttttttttttcctaaatctcaaaataattattagtgATTGTTATGGTTATTATTTCGAGAtttgtttttggaattattattattattaagaagagaaaaattaataatccaaCCTAAATCTCATCATACTAATTGTAAGTaactttttcattttattttttagaattattttttaataataattttagttgATTTTTACAATTATTTAGGCCATGTttgaaattgaaatttaattattatggtATTATATTCTATTTTAACAAAAGTATGGTTGGATATCGAGCCTtacaaattcttattttttgacaAATAAATTAGTaactacataaaaaaaaaaataacaatataataataattttttttgaaagcaacaatatataataaataattgtttaaaaataatatattttgtaattataaaatataagtaTACCTAATTATTTATGAGATTATAAGTATTGAAAAATACAATTGATgcctattaattatttttaattgcaTTACTACTATGTAATTACATTGTTAAATAAAGAcatcaaatttaataattattctcaataatatttaatttcaattactatataactaagagtttttttttttttttttaacgaaCACTTATATTCACTCGAATTTTTATGATTACATAATTTAAGTTTCACAAacgtatttatttaaaaaaaaaaacctcaaacatataatatattaaaatagatTTTCATCATATTAAATTAAAGACCACCGTTTTCTTTCCTAAACATGTCACGTGCGCAAATGAGacaataattttatgaaatgtCAGTGTCTCACTCATTATGTCTATAGATTTTATAaggttaatcaattataattattttacgaaaaatatatatatatatttaaagtcattaatttaaaaatgatttgtgttgctaattattatataaaaaattgaaaatggcGTGAAGAGTTAATGGCGGAGGACCACACGGATCAAAATACAAAGCCTATAAAATAACTATTCAAAGGACTAAAATAGAATGTTCAAAGTTCGTGTTCAATTTTGCATACGTTGGATAATATTAGGACAATTTCCTTAACTTATAAAACGGCATAAGGGATAATATTATTTGGTAGGAAAAGGTATGTGGAGTTTATTTGTCcactaaattttgacatataccatatttgaatttaacaatcttaatagtttagcggtatttttaacgaccttaaaagttcaggaggcatgatttagtacatgtgaaAGCTCAGagagcaaaaatcctaattagtctttttttaatatatgtcattatttttattttatgtccattaaatattatttttttatttattttatttatatataattatttgttaaaaacAATATCAttcccttaaaaaaaaaattatcattcacttctctcttcttcttctcctctttttttttctctaaaagtTCTTAAAAGTTACTTATAAAAAAACCAAAACTAAgaactttgatttttttttttaaagaaaaatagaggTTGAGACTCAAAAATTCTTTAATGgcgaagttaaaaaaaaatgcaaaaaatttTTTTTGTACTTATCTCTTCTCTCAGATCATATCCaccaaaaattcaaatatttttgacaaataattataaaaataaataaaaaataaataaaattaaatatggaCATAAAATGAAGCAATGacactattaaaaaaatgaCTCTATAAAAAATCATTTTCAATACCTTTATTGAAGCATTATCCTATTTTGTATTATGTTTTGTAAAAAGTATTGATAGgactaatttatattaaattacaatttagatttaatattttttaaaatattataaaatagacGTTGAACTTAATTTTcgtcaaattaaaacttaataattatttgttttaagGTGTTAAGACGAAATTAGTTACATCTTTTGCTTCTATTAGTGTTAGAAATTGAAttcaagttagttatattaataatattaattgaaaaaaatttaactcaaagtctattttatactatttcgaaaaatataaaagttaaattgtcatttaacaaaatagagagatcaattaataatttttgtaaagctTAAGTTccaaaattatatttatcttatataaattttaataataaagtcAGATAGATTATAGGGCCAGACACCTGCAGtaaaattgtggaaaaaaattgagctgagtgtttggtaaattataaattttaaaatactttGAGTTGTTAAGATTtattataatgataataattatgttataatcaagtttattataatcacaaatatataaaaatttattttatacaatattttatttttatatattttaaaatttttttcaaatataaatttatatgcatttgataaaaataatttatagtatttttatattatattttatcaaaaaaaaaatagaaactcaagtatataagaaaaattctaGTTATTTgttgatattaaaataaaatataaattattttttttaaaaaaaaaaataagagatttaataattatttattttattataattaatttatttttaaatatttttattttttttaatatataataaataagtaaatatggttttagtacaaataaatttattatagtaTAGGGCACGGTTTAAAACTGTCACCTACACCTtgttataggcgacggttatagAAACTGACGGAAATACTTTAAACGAATGTTTTAAAACGTCGAGAAAAatcatttttgtagtagtgaaataAAGTACTATTCGAAGAACTATATCCATTTATAGCTTATGAAAAGTAGAAGAAAATCAAACCGCCTACACTGCACAAATTTTCCACATCGCATCATACCGTATAAAAAATacagtttgaaattctttgtaGTGCATGATTTGTATTTCTACCAAAAGCGCGTGGTACGGTATAATTgtgtttttgaatttaataattaCGGTTCAAACCACACATCACTATATATTACAAAGTTACTAACTTTTACAATgtgaattttattattattttttatataaagacaaatatatgtgtatattataattttttttagagaatttaatataatgacttgatgattagtatatatgttataatgttaaaattttaataagattttttttgagatttttacaaaaatattggattttgggtaaaagtttacaattttactgtcacaagaattttttattacaaaaatactgttttttttatataaaacaatcgtaaaacaacaaaaaagaacaattaaaataacagtggaacaactaaaaaataatcgtGGAACAACCGTAagaacttaacacagtacacaatacacagtataaaacttacatagtattttttaaaaaaaattccatccac
This region of Cannabis sativa cultivar Pink pepper isolate KNU-18-1 chromosome 7, ASM2916894v1, whole genome shotgun sequence genomic DNA includes:
- the LOC115697036 gene encoding pyruvate decarboxylase 2, which codes for MDTKIGALDTCKPPTGDVGCPPNGTVSSLQNHLPSTTVFNSVDATLGRHLARRLVQIGVTDVFTVPGDFNLTLLDHLIAEPGLNNVGCCNELNAGYAADGYARCRGVGACVVTFTVGGLSVLNAIAGAYSENLPLICIVGGPNSNDYGTNRILHHTIGLPDFSQELRCFQTVTCFQAVVNNLEDAHELIDTAISTSLKESKPVYISISCNLPGIPHPTFSREPVPFSLSPRLSNKMGLDAAVEAAAEFLNKAVKPVMVGGPKLRVAHASDAFVELADACGYALAVMPSAKGLVPEHHPHFIGTYWGAVSTAFCAEIVESADAYIFVGPIFNDYSSVGYSLLLKKEKAIIVQPDRVTIANGPAFGCILMTDFLRALAKRVKHNPTAYENYSRIFVPDGLPLKCQPKEPLRVNVMFQHIQKMLSSETAVIAETGDSWFNCQKLKLPRGCGYEFQMQYGSIGWSVGATLGYAQAVPEKRVIACIGDGSFQVTAQDISTMIRCGQRTIIFLINNGGYTIEVEIHDGPYNVIKNWNYTALVDAIHNGEGKCWTAKVFCEEELIQAIETANGPQKESLCFIEVILHKDDTSKELLEWGSRVSAANSRPPNPQ